In Priestia megaterium NBRC 15308 = ATCC 14581, the following proteins share a genomic window:
- a CDS encoding NAD(P)/FAD-dependent oxidoreductase, which translates to MKNLVILGGGYGGMRVLQRLFPNQLPNDVEVTLIDKAPYHSLKTEFYALAAGTISDQHVRVAFPEHPRLKIRYGCVKRIDLKEKCVYVDDQMIAYDDLIVGLGCEDKYHGVPGALEHTYSIQSIDASRATYQTLNNLPAHATVSIVGAGLSGVELASELRESRPDLKIILFDRGKLILSAFPERLSNYVQTWFTSNGVEIVNSANITKVEPNILYNHDEPIQSDAIVWTAGIQPNKVVRDLDVEKDPQGRVVLTKYHNLPDDENVYILGDCASLPHAPSAQLAEGQAEQIVQVLLHRWKGEALPDELPTIKLKGILGSLGKKHGFGLVAERPITGRVARLLKSGILWMYKHHSG; encoded by the coding sequence ATGAAGAACCTTGTCATACTGGGCGGCGGATACGGTGGTATGCGCGTTTTGCAGCGCCTTTTTCCGAATCAATTGCCTAACGATGTAGAAGTAACGCTTATTGACAAAGCACCTTATCACTCACTAAAAACTGAATTCTATGCACTTGCAGCTGGAACAATTTCTGATCAGCATGTTCGTGTTGCTTTTCCTGAACACCCTCGCTTAAAGATTCGCTACGGCTGTGTAAAACGCATAGACCTAAAAGAGAAATGTGTCTATGTGGATGATCAAATGATCGCTTATGATGACCTGATTGTAGGACTTGGATGCGAAGATAAATATCATGGAGTTCCCGGAGCTCTTGAGCATACATACAGCATTCAATCCATTGATGCTTCACGAGCAACTTATCAGACATTAAACAACTTGCCAGCCCACGCTACTGTTTCAATTGTAGGAGCTGGGTTAAGCGGAGTAGAACTAGCAAGCGAGCTAAGAGAAAGCCGCCCCGATTTAAAAATCATCTTATTTGACCGCGGTAAATTAATTTTGTCTGCTTTCCCAGAACGTTTAAGTAACTACGTTCAAACTTGGTTTACTTCAAACGGTGTTGAAATCGTAAATAGTGCTAATATTACAAAAGTAGAACCGAACATTCTTTATAATCATGATGAGCCCATTCAAAGCGATGCAATCGTGTGGACAGCAGGTATCCAGCCAAATAAAGTGGTACGCGATTTAGACGTAGAAAAAGACCCTCAAGGACGCGTCGTCTTAACGAAATACCATAACTTGCCTGACGACGAAAATGTCTACATTTTAGGTGATTGTGCAAGCCTACCGCATGCACCAAGCGCTCAGCTGGCAGAAGGTCAGGCTGAACAAATCGTGCAAGTACTTCTTCACCGCTGGAAAGGCGAAGCGCTTCCGGATGAATTGCCAACTATTAAATTAAAAGGCATACTTGGTTCATTAGGCAAAAAGCATGGATTTGGCTTAGTTGCCGAACGTCCAATTACAGGACGCGTAGCTCGATTATTAAAATCAGGTATTCTTTGGATGTATAAACACCATAGTGGATAA
- a CDS encoding YuzD family protein: protein MQSTEVEVCIYGAEIVCASCVNLPSSKDTYDWLEAAISRKYPNQPFAITYVDINEPHTDPEKAAFAKRVIEEDLFYPVVVINGEIVGEGNPKLKRVFEEMEKYGFCAL from the coding sequence ATGCAATCAACTGAGGTAGAAGTGTGTATTTATGGAGCTGAAATTGTTTGTGCAAGCTGCGTTAACCTGCCGTCTTCAAAAGACACCTATGATTGGCTAGAGGCAGCTATTTCTCGTAAATATCCGAATCAGCCGTTTGCTATCACGTATGTAGATATAAACGAGCCGCATACGGATCCGGAAAAAGCAGCTTTTGCCAAGCGTGTGATTGAAGAAGATTTATTCTATCCTGTAGTGGTCATTAACGGAGAAATTGTTGGGGAAGGCAACCCGAAATTAAAGCGCGTATTTGAGGAAATGGAGAAGTATGGTTTCTGCGCATTATAA
- a CDS encoding YuiB family protein, which yields MEMSVPVLIISILLFFVLFFGIGFLLNMLLRMSWIMAIIYPVIFIFIIDDVRAVDYIQHPAHSFQQLGTKVLSLATADIAILMAGFIGVLASGITIKSLRTRGYQMF from the coding sequence ATGGAAATGAGTGTGCCTGTACTAATTATCTCCATCTTGTTGTTTTTTGTTTTGTTTTTTGGAATCGGTTTCTTATTGAATATGCTGCTTCGCATGTCTTGGATTATGGCCATTATTTATCCCGTGATTTTTATTTTTATTATTGATGATGTAAGAGCGGTTGATTACATTCAACATCCCGCTCACTCCTTTCAGCAGCTAGGGACAAAAGTGCTATCTTTAGCCACAGCTGACATTGCGATTTTAATGGCTGGTTTTATAGGTGTACTAGCTTCAGGCATTACCATTAAATCTTTACGAACAAGAGGGTACCAAATGTTTTAA
- a CDS encoding Na+/H+ antiporter family protein, whose product MNAVLIAVLVMLILSLLRINVVFSLAVGALIGGLVGGISLTDTVSIYTDGLGNSASVALSYALLGGFAMAVSRTGLPDAVVQLALKIVGKEGETKKKSLSKVLILLIILIISCFSQNVIPVHIAFIPLLIPPLLKVFNQLKIDRRLVATVITFGLVTPYMYLPAGFGKIYHDILFTNIKESGLTIDKGDITAAMALPALGMIAGLLFAVFISYRKPRRYEDIDIDQGAEESTGYTTRGIIIALVAIVAALTVQLLVDSMIFGALAGIVVLYFSGALKWSEADPVLTNGMRMMAFIGFVMLSASGFAKVLQETGDVEALVKDSVALIGGNQMLGAFLMLVIGLLVTMGIGSSFSTIPIIATIFVPLCLELGMSPIATICIVGTAGALGDAGSPASDSTLGPTSGLAVDRQHDHIWDTCVPTFLHYNIPLIIFGWIASVIL is encoded by the coding sequence ATGAATGCAGTATTAATAGCTGTGCTCGTGATGCTGATTTTGAGCTTATTGCGTATCAACGTTGTCTTTTCTTTAGCAGTCGGAGCGTTAATTGGAGGACTTGTTGGCGGTATCAGCCTCACAGATACAGTAAGTATATATACAGATGGTCTTGGAAACAGTGCTTCTGTTGCATTAAGCTATGCTTTGCTTGGAGGATTTGCAATGGCTGTTTCGCGGACAGGGCTGCCTGATGCCGTTGTTCAACTAGCGTTAAAAATAGTAGGGAAAGAAGGAGAAACGAAAAAGAAGTCACTGTCAAAAGTACTGATCTTATTGATCATCCTTATTATTTCATGTTTTTCTCAAAACGTTATTCCGGTTCACATTGCATTTATTCCGCTTTTAATTCCACCTCTATTAAAAGTATTTAATCAGTTAAAAATCGATCGCCGATTAGTCGCAACCGTTATTACGTTTGGACTGGTTACACCTTATATGTATTTGCCCGCAGGATTCGGTAAGATTTATCACGATATTTTATTTACTAACATCAAAGAAAGTGGACTAACGATTGATAAAGGAGATATTACCGCAGCGATGGCTCTGCCAGCTTTAGGAATGATAGCGGGCTTATTGTTTGCTGTTTTTATTTCATACCGCAAACCACGTCGGTATGAAGACATTGACATTGATCAAGGTGCAGAAGAGAGTACAGGTTATACAACAAGAGGCATTATTATAGCTTTGGTTGCGATTGTAGCAGCTTTAACTGTGCAGCTCTTAGTGGATTCTATGATTTTTGGAGCGCTGGCAGGAATTGTTGTACTTTACTTCAGCGGAGCTTTGAAGTGGAGTGAAGCAGATCCAGTATTAACAAACGGAATGAGAATGATGGCTTTCATTGGATTCGTTATGCTGTCAGCCTCTGGTTTTGCAAAAGTTCTTCAAGAAACTGGAGATGTAGAAGCGCTTGTAAAAGATTCTGTTGCTCTTATTGGCGGAAACCAAATGCTGGGGGCATTTCTTATGCTTGTCATCGGGCTTTTAGTCACAATGGGCATTGGTTCTTCTTTCTCTACCATTCCAATTATCGCGACGATTTTTGTTCCTCTTTGCTTAGAACTTGGTATGAGTCCAATAGCGACGATTTGTATTGTTGGTACAGCAGGAGCGCTTGGAGACGCTGGTTCACCAGCTTCCGACAGTACGCTTGGACCCACATCTGGATTAGCAGTCGATCGTCAGCATGATCATATTTGGGATACGTGTGTACCAACTTTTCTTCACTATAACATTCCACTCATTATTTTTGGATGGATTGCCTCGGTTATCTTGTAA
- a CDS encoding YuzB family protein, whose protein sequence is MIQPIIEFCVSNLASGSQGALAKLEKDPNLDIIEYGCLGYCGKCSQSLFALVNGEIVTAETPEQLVDNIYIHLEENPMF, encoded by the coding sequence GTGATACAGCCAATTATTGAATTTTGCGTTAGTAATTTAGCCAGTGGTTCTCAAGGAGCTTTAGCAAAGCTTGAAAAAGATCCAAATCTAGATATCATTGAATACGGATGTTTAGGTTATTGCGGGAAATGTTCACAATCTTTATTTGCCTTGGTAAACGGAGAGATTGTTACAGCGGAAACACCTGAACAGTTAGTGGATAATATTTACATTCATTTAGAAGAAAATCCAATGTTTTAA
- a CDS encoding 3D domain-containing protein gives MIGKIAKRFIMCLLLVGALFTTYEAITGVPITTVIKYMPFINSTGHPLMNERLLPSFLKPLRAEAASNDKERLTIEEAFDWSRYPTKNVLATGYTAGYESTGKNPNHPGYGITYSGVKVKRDLYSTIAADLTIFPIGTILFIPGYGYGVVADKGGAIKGNHLDLYFETVSDVYNIWGKKELNVYVVKSGDGRLTEEELTMLNEKKSMQVFRQQVK, from the coding sequence ATGATTGGAAAAATAGCAAAGCGATTCATTATGTGCCTACTACTGGTCGGAGCGCTGTTTACAACATATGAAGCAATTACTGGCGTCCCAATAACCACAGTCATCAAATATATGCCTTTTATAAACAGTACAGGGCATCCTCTAATGAATGAAAGGCTCTTGCCATCATTTCTAAAACCACTAAGAGCTGAAGCGGCTAGCAATGACAAAGAGCGTCTGACGATTGAAGAAGCATTTGATTGGTCGCGTTATCCAACGAAGAATGTATTAGCTACGGGTTACACAGCTGGTTACGAATCAACTGGGAAAAATCCCAATCATCCAGGGTACGGTATTACATATTCGGGCGTTAAAGTAAAACGTGACTTGTATTCAACCATCGCTGCTGATTTAACCATATTTCCAATCGGCACGATCTTGTTTATTCCGGGCTATGGCTATGGAGTGGTAGCAGATAAAGGTGGGGCTATTAAAGGCAATCATCTTGATTTATATTTTGAGACTGTTTCCGATGTGTACAACATATGGGGTAAAAAAGAATTAAACGTCTATGTAGTGAAATCAGGGGACGGCCGCTTAACTGAAGAAGAGTTAACGATGCTGAATGAAAAGAAGTCGATGCAGGTTTTTCGCCAGCAGGTAAAATAA
- a CDS encoding NifU family protein produces MSEMHEQVQEVLEKLRPFLLRDGGDCELVDVEDGIVKLRLLGACGSCPSSTITLKAGIERALLEEVPGVVEVEQVF; encoded by the coding sequence ATGTCAGAAATGCACGAGCAAGTTCAAGAAGTATTGGAAAAACTTCGTCCGTTTTTACTTCGCGACGGTGGAGACTGTGAGCTAGTAGACGTAGAGGATGGTATTGTAAAGTTACGTCTTTTAGGCGCTTGCGGAAGCTGCCCAAGTTCAACAATAACGCTAAAAGCTGGTATCGAACGTGCCCTTTTAGAAGAAGTACCTGGTGTAGTCGAAGTAGAACAAGTATTCTAA
- a CDS encoding divergent PAP2 family protein, whose amino-acid sequence MELFSNFPLWSSLIAIFFAQFIKIPLSFVATKKIDGSLFFSTGGMPSSHSAAVTSLATAIGLAEGLKSPIFALSAIFAIIVMFDAKGVRRHAGEQATVLNRLVEDFQRAVKEAKLWTTNEEDEKQVKLKELLGHKPIEVFFGALTGIAVAFVTYYIWP is encoded by the coding sequence ATGGAGTTATTCTCAAATTTTCCACTTTGGAGTTCATTAATCGCTATTTTCTTTGCTCAATTTATTAAGATTCCCCTTTCTTTTGTAGCTACTAAGAAAATAGACGGCAGCTTATTTTTTAGTACGGGAGGTATGCCAAGCTCTCACTCCGCAGCAGTAACTTCCTTAGCCACTGCCATTGGGCTAGCAGAAGGTCTTAAATCCCCTATTTTTGCTCTCTCCGCTATTTTTGCCATTATTGTCATGTTCGATGCTAAAGGAGTAAGAAGACACGCAGGAGAGCAAGCAACGGTTTTAAATCGTTTAGTTGAAGACTTTCAGCGCGCGGTAAAAGAGGCAAAGCTGTGGACGACCAATGAAGAAGACGAAAAACAAGTGAAGCTAAAAGAGCTGCTTGGACATAAGCCTATCGAAGTTTTCTTTGGAGCCTTAACAGGGATAGCAGTTGCTTTTGTAACGTATTATATATGGCCATAA
- a CDS encoding leucyl aminopeptidase: MFSHVETFGVDHQTEALVIGLFNQNQQFEGLLKEIDEALGGQLIHLIKEGDIRVQEKRISTIHTLGKLGAKRLYFVGLGRKQALTKNGLKESFGLLFKKLKEAKISNASVALPTFDTGAWPEQETAALLGEAQQLAMYEFENYKKKSNEPDKQLEKIQLFSFYKDVVQSALVGYTYGKATNSARTLVNLPSNMLTATDLANYAVEMAHTYGFEYEILEKEEMETLGMGALLAVNQGSAEPPKMIVLKYQGKEKWEDVIGLVGKGITFDTGGYSIKSKDGIVGMKTDMGGAASVLGAMEAIGELKPHQNVVAVIPSTDNVISARAFKPDDVITAMNGKTIEVLNTDAEGRLALADGISYAKHHGANYLVDVATLTGGVIVALGTHTTGAMTNDSALLQKIEKASIETGEPIWELPITERDKKRVRGSKVADLNNSPGREGHAIMAGTFIGEFAEQTPWVHLDIAGTATSAASHELGPSGATGVMVRTLAAMVCSFEAN; this comes from the coding sequence ATGTTTTCGCATGTAGAAACATTTGGTGTTGATCATCAAACAGAAGCGCTCGTAATTGGGTTATTTAATCAAAACCAACAGTTTGAAGGCCTTCTAAAAGAAATTGATGAAGCTTTAGGTGGACAGCTGATTCATTTGATTAAAGAAGGGGATATACGTGTACAAGAAAAACGTATATCAACGATTCATACACTAGGAAAATTAGGAGCAAAACGTCTTTATTTTGTAGGGCTCGGACGAAAGCAAGCGTTAACTAAAAATGGGCTCAAAGAGAGCTTTGGGCTGTTATTTAAAAAGTTAAAAGAAGCGAAGATTTCAAACGCATCGGTCGCCCTTCCTACATTTGATACAGGAGCGTGGCCAGAGCAAGAAACTGCAGCTTTATTAGGAGAAGCTCAACAGCTTGCTATGTACGAGTTTGAAAACTACAAAAAGAAATCAAACGAACCTGATAAGCAGCTGGAGAAAATTCAACTGTTTTCTTTTTATAAAGACGTTGTACAATCTGCTTTGGTTGGATATACGTATGGAAAAGCAACAAACTCAGCGCGCACCCTTGTTAACTTACCAAGCAATATGCTAACGGCTACAGATTTAGCTAATTATGCAGTAGAAATGGCACATACATATGGTTTTGAATATGAAATTTTAGAAAAAGAAGAGATGGAAACATTGGGAATGGGCGCACTGTTAGCAGTTAATCAAGGTTCCGCAGAGCCTCCTAAAATGATTGTGCTGAAATATCAAGGAAAAGAAAAATGGGAGGACGTTATTGGGTTAGTAGGAAAAGGGATTACCTTTGACACAGGTGGTTACTCTATTAAATCTAAAGACGGGATTGTAGGTATGAAAACAGATATGGGCGGAGCTGCATCTGTTCTTGGTGCAATGGAAGCGATTGGAGAATTAAAACCTCATCAAAACGTAGTAGCTGTCATTCCATCAACTGACAACGTTATTAGCGCACGTGCTTTTAAGCCAGATGACGTAATTACAGCAATGAATGGAAAGACAATAGAAGTACTGAATACAGATGCTGAAGGGCGTTTAGCGTTAGCTGATGGTATCTCCTATGCCAAACACCACGGAGCAAATTATTTAGTAGACGTGGCGACATTAACGGGTGGTGTAATTGTAGCTCTTGGTACACATACAACGGGGGCAATGACGAATGATTCTGCTTTATTGCAGAAAATAGAAAAAGCGAGCATTGAGACAGGCGAACCGATTTGGGAGCTGCCTATTACAGAACGAGACAAAAAGCGTGTTCGGGGAAGTAAGGTAGCAGATTTAAATAACTCTCCTGGACGAGAGGGGCACGCAATTATGGCAGGAACCTTTATTGGTGAGTTTGCAGAGCAAACACCATGGGTTCACTTGGATATTGCTGGAACTGCAACATCCGCTGCTTCTCATGAGTTAGGACCTTCAGGTGCAACAGGCGTGATGGTGCGAACACTAGCTGCAATGGTTTGTTCATTTGAAGCCAATTAA
- the dapF gene encoding diaminopimelate epimerase: MKKFQFTKMHALGNNYIYVNMFEEHIEEQELAPLAVKVSNVHTGIGSDGMILICPSERADVKMRVFNNDGSEAKNCGNGLRCVAKYAYEHNLVTSERFFIETLSGVVEATVHPQGNEVPEVTIDMGAPILAREQIPMTGASQDQVVNEEMEFGKERLKGTAVSMGNPHVVFYVNNIEQAPLTTLGPVVEKDSRFPEGVNVEFVEVVNERELNFRVWERGSGITQACGTGACAAVVSSVLNEKTKKDVPTVVHLAGGDLTIVWQNKGNVLMTGPANVICDGAYYY; the protein is encoded by the coding sequence ATGAAAAAATTTCAGTTTACAAAAATGCATGCACTTGGCAACAACTATATCTACGTAAATATGTTTGAAGAACATATAGAAGAGCAAGAGTTAGCACCGCTTGCTGTAAAAGTCTCAAATGTTCATACGGGAATTGGATCGGATGGAATGATTCTTATTTGTCCATCTGAACGTGCAGATGTGAAAATGCGCGTATTTAATAATGACGGCTCGGAAGCAAAAAACTGCGGAAACGGTTTAAGATGTGTAGCTAAATATGCATATGAACATAATTTAGTAACAAGCGAAAGATTTTTTATCGAAACGCTTTCTGGAGTTGTAGAAGCAACGGTGCATCCGCAGGGAAATGAAGTTCCAGAAGTGACAATCGATATGGGAGCACCTATTTTAGCTAGAGAACAAATTCCAATGACGGGAGCAAGCCAAGACCAAGTCGTTAATGAAGAGATGGAATTTGGAAAAGAACGGTTAAAAGGGACGGCTGTATCAATGGGAAATCCTCACGTTGTCTTTTACGTAAATAATATTGAACAAGCGCCTCTTACTACATTAGGGCCTGTGGTTGAAAAAGATTCGCGTTTTCCAGAAGGAGTGAACGTTGAATTTGTCGAGGTAGTGAACGAAAGAGAGCTGAATTTTCGTGTATGGGAAAGAGGTTCGGGTATCACTCAAGCATGTGGAACCGGAGCATGTGCTGCTGTTGTTTCGTCTGTATTAAATGAGAAGACGAAAAAAGATGTTCCTACTGTCGTACACCTCGCTGGAGGAGATTTAACGATTGTTTGGCAAAATAAAGGCAATGTATTAATGACAGGTCCAGCCAATGTGATTTGTGACGGCGCGTATTATTATTAA
- a CDS encoding HD domain-containing protein, which yields MRHVTLVEIFTHPIAQKYLTRSGVAHAVSVAYHAFRLSVQHNVNPDLATKAALLHDIGHYEWYTNGQWDYEKYRQNDIHAIKGAERAHKLLIRLGEEPQAAKEIALAILLHTDSYLPEGTIQQRPLQKVVKLADEADEEPGGKHHYREMEYNLAVKKIKELDKKVLEILHSNQFKQLG from the coding sequence ATGAGACATGTTACACTAGTAGAAATTTTCACGCATCCTATCGCTCAAAAATATTTAACTCGATCTGGCGTTGCGCATGCTGTATCCGTCGCCTATCATGCTTTTCGTCTATCTGTCCAGCATAATGTAAACCCCGATTTAGCTACAAAAGCAGCGTTGCTTCATGATATTGGCCACTACGAATGGTACACAAATGGTCAGTGGGATTATGAGAAGTATCGTCAAAATGATATTCACGCTATTAAAGGTGCTGAACGTGCACATAAATTACTCATTCGTTTAGGTGAGGAACCTCAGGCAGCAAAAGAAATTGCCTTAGCTATTTTACTACACACAGACTCATATTTACCTGAAGGAACCATTCAACAACGCCCTCTTCAAAAAGTAGTCAAACTAGCTGATGAAGCTGATGAAGAGCCAGGCGGCAAACACCATTACCGTGAAATGGAATATAATTTGGCTGTAAAGAAAATTAAGGAGCTTGATAAGAAAGTGCTTGAAATTCTACATTCCAACCAATTTAAACAGTTAGGCTGA
- a CDS encoding NAD(P)/FAD-dependent oxidoreductase, whose translation MKKPKIVILGAGYGGIMTIVNLQKKLGASDAEIVLVNKNDYHYETTWLHEVSAGTIHQDRSRVPVKNLINTNKVRFIKDTVVDIKLDEKRVLLENSELTYDYLVVALGYEAETFGIKGLKEHAFTITSINAARQIREHIDYVFATYNNEVEKRDELLTIIVGGAGFTGIEFVGELANRVPQLCKEFDIPREKVRVICVEAAPTALPGFDPELVEYAVTQLERKGIEFKIGTAIKECTEEGIVVSKDDQVEEIKSATVVWAAGVRGSHVIEKAGFENMRGRVKVSNSLLAPGHEDVFVIGDCSLMINPETERPYPPTAQIAMQQGGTCAENISRLMKGQKELSEFKPDIKGTVCSLGHDDAIGVVYGRKLFGSSASFMKKVVDNRSLFLQGGAGLVLKKGKFNFF comes from the coding sequence ATGAAAAAGCCTAAAATCGTCATTTTGGGTGCCGGGTATGGCGGCATTATGACCATTGTTAATTTACAAAAGAAGCTAGGTGCTAGTGATGCGGAAATTGTTTTGGTAAATAAAAACGATTACCATTACGAAACGACATGGCTTCATGAAGTATCAGCAGGTACAATTCATCAAGATCGCTCTCGTGTTCCTGTTAAAAATTTAATTAACACAAATAAGGTTAGATTTATCAAAGACACGGTCGTAGATATTAAGTTAGATGAAAAGCGTGTTCTTCTTGAAAACAGTGAGCTAACGTACGATTATTTAGTTGTTGCTTTAGGGTATGAAGCAGAAACTTTCGGAATTAAAGGTTTAAAAGAACATGCATTTACCATTACGAGCATTAATGCAGCACGTCAAATTCGTGAGCATATTGATTATGTGTTTGCGACGTACAACAATGAAGTGGAAAAAAGAGACGAACTTCTGACCATTATTGTTGGGGGTGCTGGCTTTACCGGCATTGAATTTGTGGGAGAATTAGCAAATCGAGTCCCTCAACTTTGCAAAGAGTTTGATATTCCGCGTGAAAAAGTACGCGTTATTTGTGTAGAAGCAGCGCCTACGGCTTTGCCAGGTTTTGATCCAGAACTTGTAGAATATGCGGTAACACAACTAGAACGAAAAGGAATCGAGTTCAAGATCGGAACAGCGATTAAAGAGTGTACAGAAGAAGGAATTGTTGTATCAAAAGATGACCAAGTAGAAGAAATCAAATCAGCAACAGTTGTATGGGCTGCGGGTGTTCGAGGCAGTCATGTGATTGAAAAAGCTGGATTTGAGAACATGCGCGGACGTGTAAAAGTAAGCAATAGCTTGCTGGCACCAGGGCATGAAGATGTGTTTGTTATTGGAGATTGTTCACTAATGATTAACCCTGAAACAGAACGTCCTTATCCGCCAACAGCTCAAATTGCTATGCAGCAAGGCGGTACCTGCGCTGAAAATATTAGCCGTTTGATGAAAGGTCAAAAAGAATTAAGCGAGTTCAAACCAGATATTAAAGGAACGGTATGTTCGTTAGGGCATGATGACGCAATTGGCGTTGTATACGGTCGGAAACTATTTGGTTCAAGCGCATCTTTTATGAAAAAAGTTGTTGATAATCGCTCGCTTTTCCTTCAAGGCGGAGCAGGTCTTGTATTGAAAAAAGGAAAATTTAATTTCTTTTAA
- a CDS encoding NAD(P)/FAD-dependent oxidoreductase, which translates to MKEDKQVYDITIIGGGPTGLFTAFYGGMRQASVKIIESLPQLGGQLSALYPEKYIYDVAGFPKVRAQELVNNLKEQMDQFKPAVALEQAVEKVEKQADGVFRLTTNSEVHYSKTIIITAGNGAFKPRKIELENAEQFEQTNLHYFVDDMNKFKGRKVLVCGGGDSAVDWSLMLEPIAEKVTLTHRRDKFRAHEHSVENLHNSSVDIKTPYVPVEFVGDDRITQVVLENTKGEEKTVVDVDDVIVNFGFVSSLGPIKEWDLDLEKNAIVVNSKQETNIPGIYAAGDVCTYDGKVKLIVAGFGEGPTAVNNAKAYIDPKARLQPMHSTSMFS; encoded by the coding sequence ATGAAAGAAGATAAACAAGTATATGATATTACCATCATCGGAGGCGGGCCTACAGGCTTATTTACAGCATTTTATGGCGGTATGCGTCAAGCGAGCGTAAAAATTATTGAAAGCTTACCACAGCTTGGTGGACAGCTTTCTGCTTTATATCCTGAAAAATATATCTATGACGTAGCTGGTTTTCCAAAAGTACGCGCTCAAGAATTAGTCAATAACCTAAAAGAGCAAATGGATCAATTTAAACCTGCAGTTGCACTAGAGCAAGCCGTAGAAAAGGTAGAAAAACAAGCGGACGGCGTATTTCGATTAACTACTAATTCTGAAGTTCACTATTCAAAAACAATTATTATTACGGCTGGAAACGGTGCATTTAAGCCCCGTAAAATCGAGCTAGAAAACGCAGAACAGTTCGAGCAAACGAACCTTCATTATTTTGTGGATGATATGAATAAATTCAAAGGCCGCAAAGTATTAGTATGCGGGGGCGGGGATTCTGCTGTAGACTGGTCTCTTATGTTAGAGCCGATCGCAGAAAAAGTAACGTTAACGCATCGCCGAGACAAGTTCCGCGCTCATGAACACAGCGTAGAAAACTTGCATAATTCATCAGTTGATATTAAAACACCGTATGTACCGGTTGAATTTGTTGGAGATGACCGTATTACACAAGTTGTGTTAGAAAACACAAAAGGTGAAGAAAAGACAGTAGTAGACGTAGATGATGTTATTGTAAACTTTGGATTTGTTTCTTCTCTAGGTCCAATTAAAGAATGGGACTTAGATTTAGAAAAAAATGCAATTGTTGTTAACTCAAAGCAAGAAACAAACATTCCTGGCATCTATGCAGCAGGTGATGTCTGCACATATGATGGAAAAGTAAAACTCATCGTGGCAGGATTTGGCGAAGGTCCCACTGCCGTTAATAACGCTAAAGCATACATTGATCCAAAGGCTCGCTTACAGCCTATGCACAGTACGTCAATGTTCTCATAA
- a CDS encoding HesB/IscA family protein has product MSQDILTITEAASFQIKDMMKEHEEENAYLRVNVNGGGCSGLSYGMGFAHEVNENDTLFEQHGIKILVDSESAPILKDVKIDYKQSMLGGGFTIDNPNAIAACGCGSSFRTASNAGAPEEC; this is encoded by the coding sequence ATGAGTCAGGATATCCTAACAATTACAGAAGCTGCAAGCTTTCAAATAAAAGATATGATGAAAGAACATGAAGAGGAAAATGCTTATTTACGTGTTAATGTAAATGGAGGAGGCTGTTCAGGTCTTTCTTACGGCATGGGGTTTGCTCACGAAGTAAATGAAAACGATACGCTGTTTGAACAACATGGCATTAAGATTCTTGTAGATAGCGAAAGTGCTCCAATTTTAAAAGATGTAAAAATTGATTACAAGCAATCTATGCTAGGCGGAGGGTTTACAATTGATAACCCAAACGCCATTGCAGCATGCGGCTGCGGCTCTTCTTTCCGTACAGCAAGCAACGCAGGTGCTCCTGAAGAGTGCTAA